In Lactuca sativa cultivar Salinas chromosome 5, Lsat_Salinas_v11, whole genome shotgun sequence, the DNA window CTGGTGAAGGTATACAAGTACCCTAGCAACAGCCAATATTATTTTTTCTCGCTTATTCCAGTCCAAAAGAGTACATCCACGATCTACAGACATATCATGGAGCATAGGTTTGTCAAGTTTTGTTCTAATattgaaaaatatcattttcaaTATGAAGTTTTAGTAAAATAATGTTAACAGTGATGATTATTTGGCATAAACACCATCACAGACCCTTAATTGAACCAGGCTGTGAGAAAAGCATGAGATGCACTTTTCAAAAATAGAATTCATACCAAATAGGAAGTGATCTAGACTTTTACATAGTGCAAACTCATGGACAAGGAATACTTGTGTTTCTTCAATGCAATATCCAAGAAGCTTGAGCAAATTCTCATGCTCAAGTTTTACCAGCAACGCCGCTTCATTTTTATACTCTTGGGATCCAGATTCAGAATTATGTCTGGCAATTGATACCCCCTGTCCATTTTGTAGACTTCCCTGAAAAGAGAAACTAAGTTAGAGCTTTAAGCAGTCCTTGGAAACTTGAAAATGATGTAAATAGATAAGATACATGACTATGCATACCCTGTACGTGGAACCATCCCCCCATTGTGAACTTTTATTATTCTCAGAGAAGTTCTCAGTTGCAGAATTGATAGTTCCAAACTCAAACCTACGTAATATTCTGTTTTCACCTCCAATAGAATCAAAGTATAACTCCAAAGATGTTTTACTCCCAACTACAAATAGATATCTGTTAGAAACAAATAAGATACGTACGAGTATTGTATGATATCATAGAATATAATATTCAATAGAACAAGTATATGTTCTAAGTTTTGTACACAAATAGGGCATAACACATATCTAATGCAATAAAATGCAGCATCCCCACAGTGAATACAAAAATAAAGTTGTATCTAAATAAAGTATTATCTAACTTCACTTATGACACTAATGATGAGGGATGTGACATGTGGAAATGGAtgaaagaaataagggttttatcAACCTGGGAAAACCTAAGGTATATTTACCCTTTTTGTTCTGGATCATTAAAGCACTTAAGTTTGGCAAAAATGTTTACAAGGcaaaaataccaaaataaatatcaaaacatttcaaggaTAAATCTAGGGAATGCTATTTTGGTTGGTGACAATATCAGCTAGCTCAATTCTAGTAGGTTTTCGATAACAATTTGAGGTCAGATATGTAAATCATAATGTATCGATGATCTCTACAGAAGGAAAGATCTTTTTGTTCAAATACAAAGTTATGATGTGCCAATTCAAATTATCATCATTATACTTCTCAATGGTTGCCTACTTATCAACACAAATTGCATTACATATGTTCTTCCAGTGCATGTATACATGGAAACATATATCCACATGTAAATCAGTTTGTGTGCTTATGCATGAGAAAAAACAAATAAACCGAAAGAGAACATAATACCAGATTTTTCCCCATTGGACCAAGACAGAAGCTTTGGCACCTTATTACCAAATATTCTCAAAGCTGAAGGCTGCAATGTGTGATTGGCTTTTTCCTGTAAGGTTAATACAGACTCAAGACAGACCACAACCTCGGCCATTGTAGGTCGTTGCTTTGGATTGCTAGGTAAACACCGATCTGCAAGCTTTGCAAACTCCTTCAAACATTTAGGCAAGATTCTCTCCCTTATATACCAATCGACGATTTGCTTTAGCCTTCCTTCTTTGACAGATTCTTGAGCCCAATTTACTAAACCCCAATGCTCCTCATCAAGACTTTTGTCCACTGCTTGTTTTCCACTCAGGACTTCAAATAATACTACCCCAAACGCATACACATCAGACTTTCTCGTCAGCCTACCAGTTGCAAAGTATACTGGATCCAGGTATCCAAAAGTGCCTTTGACAAAAGTGTTGACATAAGTGGAGGGTTGATTTATGGGACCTAGTTTGGACAACCCAAAATCTGAAATCTTAGCAGCCCAGCTTTCATCTAACAATATATTTGAGCTTTTTACATCGCGATGTATAACTCCATGCTTAATACCCGTACCATTGTGAAGGTGATCTAGTCCGCGAGCCGCTCCTATACATATTTTGAGTCGTCTGACCCAAGGTAAAGGACTCTGGAATTTGTGAAGATGATCTTCAAGGGTTCCATGGGGCATATATTCGTAAACAAGGATCATCTCTTGCTCATCATTGCAGTAACCAATCAAAGAGACCAGGTGACAGTGCCTTAACTTAGAAAGCATTTGAACTTCATTCCAGAACTCTGCTGCTCCTTGATTCGACTTTGAATCCAGACGCTTAACGGCGGCAACCAAACGAGTTACCCCATTAGTGATGGTTCCTTTGTAAACTATGCCGAACCCCCCTCGCCCGATTTCTAATGACTTATCAAAGTTTTGGGTTGCTGAGTGAATCTCAGAAATCGTAAATTGACGGCACAGATGTGGCAACTCTAAGGACGAGGAAGATTCAGCATCCATATCGGTAGGAAAGAAGATGGTAGATATGAACTAGGACTTTAATGAGAAGGTAATATTCTCAAACGTATGATCGAAGTAATTAGAGATATGGGTTACGGACATGGCGAGAAAGCATTCTTATTCCTAGTCAAACATGCATATCGATATTGCTCTCCCCAAATTACGACGCAAACTAAGAATTAATTTCGCTCTTGTACCACAGGATTGTGCGTCATAGGAATTTTCAATGATGTGCTCTATCATTCTTACATCGAGCAACTATTTTTAATTCGACAATTAAAAGTTGACCATCATCTTTTGGGTACTCCAGAAGACTTCTTAGGTTGTTAATTGCCGCCCACAGATGAAAGGGTTGACATTTTTCCTGTGGATTGCTTTGCAGGTCTTCCATTGTATATTCTTTTTTAAGTACGTTTCCACAAATAAAATTGCAAAAAGTCTAGGTGGTTTGTCAAAAGTAACAATTTTAGtccttattaatttttttatgcaAATGGTCCTTGTGTTTTGCAAAACTTGCACGGATGATCCTTTTTACTAACTCCGTTAGTATTCAGCCGTTAGGGACAAAATTTGTAACGTCATTTTCGTCTTTTCAAATATAAGAAGATTGAATTCCTATCATTTGGTAAACCATATTGATCATTTTTGTAATTTgtcttaaaataatataaatgctAGAAAAAGTAATATTTGAACTTGGGACcacctctccctctccctctccctaATAACCCAAAACTCTAGGCCTCTAGCCAAATAAGCTAGACTCAAACTTGTTTATATTTCCAAAaactaatttatattatttaaaatcgtaaatacattaataaaaaaaatattcttataaaagaactttttttaaaaaattaaaaaatatttttagcatattgtaaaaaaatattttttaaaaacaatttatttgttttttttaagtaaTTGTTTTacgtaaaatataatttttttatgtatttaaaaatgcACGTTTTCGTATAATATGTTATTACATTGCTATAATCCTAAAACATATTTTTACgttttcatataaaaataagttttttttttctttcacataaaaaaaggttttttttttttttttttacgtatttatttcatgtaaaatatgttttttatatatttaaaaattatatttcaTATAAAATGTTATTACAGTGCTATGATCTTAAAACATATTTTTACgttttcatataaaaataatttttttcctTTCACATaagaaaaaaaggtttttttttacatatttattttatgtaaaatatgtttttttatatttaaaaaatacgtTTTCGTATAAAATATTATTACATTGTTATAATTcaaaaatatacttttaaatacgtAAAAAAAACCTAATAACATATTATACAAAAACATAATCCTAAAAAAACGACAAAAAAAGTTTCTTGTATATGCAAgtatttagttgatttaaagtgaATATGCTATTTTTTCTTTTATGTTTTCGTATAATATGTTATCACGTTAACGTTTTTCGTATAATATATTATCACGTTAACgtttttacataaaaaaaatacttgcaTATtcactttaaatcaactaaagatGTTAAGATAGCGTAAACGTATATTTTATGATTATAATAACATAATAATGTATTATACAAAAATGtagtttttttaatatataaaaaacgaacttcacataaaataaatatatacaatttttttttttttttactttttttaggATTacgtttttttatgtatttaaaagtTTATTTTCGGATTATAACAATGTAATAACATTTTAtcgaaaacatattttttaaatatataaaaaacatattttacataaaataaatacgtaaaaaaactttttcttttatgtgaaagaaaaaaaaaacttatttttatatgaaaacataaaaatatgttttaggataatagcaatgtaataacatattatacgaaaacgtattttttatatacataaaaaaGTATATTTTACGTAAAAGAAATacgttaaaaaaaacaaataaattgtttgtaatttttttttacaatcgCTAAAAATatactttattttattatatttttttgtaaaaatatattttttattttttattattagtgTATTTACAATTTTAGATAATATtaattagttttcaaaaatataaaacaagtttGGGTCTAGCCTAGTTGACTAGAGCTTTGGTTGTGTAACATACCAAGTCCTaggtatattatttaattaaattcatTCATTTTagcagagcaactcgacgagttggatgccccaactcgtcgagtagaggagTTAAGTGGCCGCGTGActttagagtctactcgacgagttgaaagaccccgactcgacgagtaggagctgtgtgaggaaaccctaattttccgggtttgtggcctatttaaaggacattaagCCCTCATTTACGCCACCCTTGTCACCCTACTACACTGTgacaaaccctaatcgagctgTGACCTTATGTGAGGGAAAGAGAGGCTAATTTTGTGAGTTGTAGTGCATTCTTGGAGGAAAGTTGAAGAGCAAGAGGCCTTGGAAAAGAATGAGCTTTTGGATCGGGTGTTCACTCATTCTTAGCTActgtttgaaggtaaaaagtcgttATCTTGATCATTGATTAATTAGATCTCGTTTTAGGGAGTTTAGGACCTTTTTCCCCATGGTTCTTTGAGATCTAGAGTGTTATGAGCTTGTCATGGAGTTGAGACTTCAAATCTAGACATGTTGAGGTCCCATGAGCCCAAAGATACAAGCTTTATCAAGCCTTGGACAAGTTTCCATGCATGAGACCCCTTAAggagcttgttttg includes these proteins:
- the LOC111878000 gene encoding uncharacterized protein LOC111878000 isoform X1; the protein is MDAESSSSLELPHLCRQFTISEIHSATQNFDKSLEIGRGGFGIVYKGTITNGVTRLVAAVKRLDSKSNQGAAEFWNEVQMLSKLRHCHLVSLIGYCNDEQEMILVYEYMPHGTLEDHLHKFQSPLPWVRRLKICIGAARGLDHLHNGTGIKHGVIHRDVKSSNILLDESWAAKISDFGLSKLGPINQPSTYVNTFVKGTFGYLDPVYFATGRLTRKSDVYAFGVVLFEVLSGKQAVDKSLDEEHWGLVNWAQESVKEGRLKQIVDWYIRERILPKCLKEFAKLADRCLPSNPKQRPTMAEVVVCLESVLTLQEKANHTLQPSALRIFGNKVPKLLSWSNGEKSVGSKTSLELYFDSIGGENRILRRFEFGTINSATENFSENNKSSQWGDGSTYRGSLQNGQGVSIARHNSESGSQEYKNEAALLVKLEHENLLKLLGYCIEETQVFLVHEFALCKSLDHFLFDRGCTLLDWNKREKIILAVARVLVYLHQHDVVHNNVKPRNILLDENFHPKLSDFGLARFLPIKEVDCVQVDAIIHQANQLSTKDDVYGFGVLILEIMIGYNKDFFEGLQTAWRDWWSGKDGNIIDPRIQANSIITTRCILIGLLCISSDAADRPTMEEVVAMLTNKNLPIPKPFMPTWVTQNGRVGITRYLEVYFDSIGGENRILRRFEFRIINVATENFSENNKISRWGYHGFTVYKGTLQNGQDVSIARHNPKFGSQYYTNEVALLLKLEHENLLKLLGYSTEGLEVFLVYESAVCGSLDHMLFDHGCTLLDWNKRKKVILAVARVLVYLHQHDVIHGNVKPANILLDGSFDPKLSDFWHDNRLSTKDDVYGFGVLILEIMTGYNRHYFTAQRTLLRVWRDWWLGKDRNMIDRRIHAGLRITARFILIGLLCISNDVADRPTMEEVVAMLTNKTLPIPKLPMPTWIVDNVSDVADDTDDTTDALEILPSSDYDSEAVVS
- the LOC111878000 gene encoding receptor-like kinase LIP1 isoform X2 → MDAESSSSLELPHLCRQFTISEIHSATQNFDKSLEIGRGGFGIVYKGTITNGVTRLVAAVKRLDSKSNQGAAEFWNEVQMLSKLRHCHLVSLIGYCNDEQEMILVYEYMPHGTLEDHLHKFQSPLPWVRRLKICIGAARGLDHLHNGTGIKHGVIHRDVKSSNILLDESWAAKISDFGLSKLGPINQPSTYVNTFVKGTFGYLDPVYFATGRLTRKSDVYAFGVVLFEVLSGKQAVDKSLDEEHWGLVNWAQESVKEGRLKQIVDWYIRERILPKCLKEFAKLADRCLPSNPKQRPTMAEVVVCLESVLTLQEKANHTLQPSALRIFGNKVPKLLSWSNGEKSVGSKTSLELYFDSIGGENRILRRFEFGTINSATENFSENNKSSQWGDGSTYRGSLQNGQGVSIARHNSESGSQEYKNEAALLVKLEHENLLKLLGYCIEETQVFLVHEFALCKSLDHFLFDRGCTLLDWNKREKIILAVARVLVYLHQHDVVHNNVKPRNILLDENFHPKLSDFGLARFLPIKEVDCVQVDAIIHQANQLSTKDDVYGFGVLILEIMIGYNKDFFEGLQTAWRDWWSGKDGNIIDPRIQANSIITTRCILIGLLCISSDAADRPTMEEVVAMLTNKNLPIPKPFMPTWVTQNGRVGITRYLEVYFDSIGGENRILRRFEFRIINVATENFSENNKISRWGYHGFTVYKGTLQNGQDVSIARHNPKFGSQYYTNEVALLLKLEHENLLKLLGYSTEGLEVFLVYESAVCGSLDHMLFVVAGLERLVVRKRSKYD